One Ranitomeya variabilis isolate aRanVar5 chromosome 5, aRanVar5.hap1, whole genome shotgun sequence DNA window includes the following coding sequences:
- the LOC143773331 gene encoding C-type lectin lectoxin-Lio3-like, producing MDGKSNGVGYSEKDNGVFTVDVFQTVENNTMRGKFESCFGRKRSLVFRIAALVLILLVVILLIIIVCAFYSSINGQLKIMNEQASESQKHGVEELDNLKTKVTDLSDSMDNMCKMCPLGWHTIGSSCYYVSEELRTWDEAQDECYKVNSFLVMIKDRNESDSLNALIKRTRYYWIGLRRDTIDIHIWKWTDGSEVTFTNWGVNQPNFISKDQHCGALNKGAWDDRICGNAWSYICEKNSYC from the exons ATGGATGGGAAAAGTAATGGCGTTG GATATTCGGAAAAAGATAATGGAGTCTTTACTGTGGATGTGTTTCAGACAGTAGAAAACAACACTATGAGGGGCAAAT TTGAATCCTGTTTTGGGAGGAAGAGGTCTTTAGTATTCAGAATTGCTGCCCTTGTCTTAATCTTGCTGGTCGTGATACTCCTGATAATCATTGTATGTGCATTCT ATTCATCTATCAATGGACAACTGAAGATAATGAATGAACAAG CATCAGAATCCCAGAAGCATGGTGTAGAGGAGCTAGACAACCTGAAGACAAAAGTGACAGACCTCAGTGATTCAATGG ATAATATGTGCAAAATGTGCCCCCTTGGCTGGCATACCATCGGTTCTTCCTGTTATTATGTCTCAGAGGAATTGAGAACCTGGGATGAAGCCCAAGATGAATGCTACAAAGTTAACTCTTTTCTAGTTATGATAAAGGACAGGAATGAGTCG GATTCTTTGAATGCATTAATTAAGAGAACCAGATATTACTGGATAGGACTCAGACGAGACACAATAGATATACACATCTGGAAGTGGACAGATGGATCAGAAGTAACCTTTAC AAACTGGGGAGTCAATCAGCCCAATTTTATATCCAAGGATCAGCACTGTGGAGCACTTAATAAAGGAGCTTGGGATGATCGAATCTGTGGAAATGCGTGGAGTTATATCTGTGAAAAAAATAGTTACTGTTGA